In Thermodesulfobacteriota bacterium, one genomic interval encodes:
- a CDS encoding pyridoxine 5'-phosphate synthase, with product MGKLLGVNIDHVATLRQARRGRDPEPAAAAAIAELHGADGITVHLREDRRHIQDRDLHVLKEVVTTRINLEMAATGEMARIALDLKPHSATLVPEKREEVTTEGGLDVAAQIDSLSGTIEALRKAGIVVSLFIDPEPEQVRASRRAGADAIEIHTGAYCGAFRDGRTDAELSRIRTAAAYAGSLGLRVLAGHGLDVRNIVPVLRIAQIEEFNIGHSIVARALFLGLPAAVREIADLVHGA from the coding sequence ATGGGGAAGCTGCTCGGAGTGAACATCGACCACGTGGCGACGCTGCGGCAGGCCCGTCGGGGGCGGGACCCCGAGCCGGCTGCGGCGGCCGCGATCGCGGAGCTCCACGGCGCGGACGGGATCACGGTCCACCTCCGGGAAGACCGGAGGCATATCCAGGACCGGGACCTTCACGTGCTCAAGGAAGTCGTGACCACGCGGATCAACCTGGAGATGGCGGCAACGGGGGAGATGGCGCGGATCGCCCTCGACCTCAAGCCGCATTCCGCCACGCTGGTGCCTGAGAAGCGCGAAGAGGTCACCACGGAAGGGGGTCTCGACGTGGCCGCGCAGATCGACTCCCTCTCCGGGACGATCGAGGCGCTCCGGAAGGCGGGCATCGTCGTCAGCCTGTTCATCGACCCCGAGCCGGAGCAGGTCCGCGCCTCCCGGCGCGCCGGGGCGGACGCGATCGAGATCCACACGGGCGCATACTGCGGCGCCTTCCGGGACGGAAGGACGGACGCCGAGCTCTCGAGGATCCGTACGGCGGCGGCGTACGCCGGGTCGCTCGGCCTTCGGGTGCTCGCGGGGCACGGGCTGGACGTCCGGAACATCGTCCCAGTGCTGCGGATCGCGCAGATCGAGGAATTCAACATCGGGCACAGCATCGTCGCCCGCGCCCTGTTCCTGGGGCTGCCGGCCGCGGTGAGGGAAATCGCCGACCTGGTCCACGGAGCGTGA
- the acpS gene encoding holo-ACP synthase, whose amino-acid sequence MNAILGVGVDIVDVSRVKKLLERHGDRFLSRVFTEGERKYAMGGANPAERLAGRFAVKEALLKALGTGKSQGILWVDIETLRGTAGKPVVHLHGQAVRWLKWKGGGAVHVSIAHDGGNAIGFVILEKAGGAKE is encoded by the coding sequence GTGAACGCGATCCTCGGGGTCGGCGTCGACATCGTGGACGTGTCGCGGGTGAAAAAGCTTCTGGAGCGGCACGGGGATCGTTTCCTTTCGCGTGTCTTCACGGAAGGCGAACGGAAGTACGCCATGGGCGGGGCGAATCCCGCCGAGCGGCTCGCGGGGCGCTTCGCCGTGAAGGAGGCGCTGCTCAAGGCGCTGGGCACGGGGAAGTCCCAGGGGATCCTGTGGGTGGACATCGAGACCCTGCGGGGAACCGCGGGGAAACCCGTCGTCCATCTGCACGGCCAGGCGGTCCGCTGGCTGAAGTGGAAGGGGGGCGGAGCCGTTCACGTTTCCATCGCCCACGACGGAGGAAACGCGATCGGGTTCGTCATCCTGGAAAAGGCCGGAGGAGCGAAGGAATGA
- a CDS encoding NAD(P)H-hydrate dehydratase, whose protein sequence is MKVASARQMAELDRVAIQHYGIPSLVLMENAGRACTDRILRLLEEKVVAPQEASVAVVCGKGNNGGDGMVIARHLHNRGVYVEVFLLGETEELSKDAGAQAEILKRMDLEIRVIRDTEGVEDLRTYLEEVHLCVDAIFGTGISSPLSGTVREVVEVINLSMATVFAVDIPSGIDASTGRIMGEAIRADYTGTLGLLKLGNVLLPGSIHCGETEIYDIGIPSRAVFEAEIKTETLEEQVVKSMLSVRPPDFHKGDAGRVYIVGGSPGMTGAPCLAGMAALRMGAGLITTAVPASLRPIVEAKQMEVMCAGVPDGGGGYFTPEMIPALLETIARADFVVIGPGLGMTESMSAFLKELLPRIKAPFLLDADALNALAGQPNLLQSAGAPCIITPHPGEMSRLTQESIDAIEAHRLDSARHVAEEERVTVILKGARTVVATPKGDIFINTSGNPYMASGGMGDALTGMVAALASQGLSPTDAACAGVFLHGLSADLLVRDHPMTPVTATDVIGNIKGALQHTLDEAPREE, encoded by the coding sequence ATGAAGGTGGCATCGGCGCGCCAGATGGCGGAACTGGACCGGGTGGCGATCCAGCATTACGGGATCCCCTCCCTCGTGTTGATGGAGAACGCCGGCAGGGCCTGCACCGACCGGATCCTGCGCCTCCTCGAGGAGAAGGTCGTCGCCCCGCAGGAAGCCTCCGTGGCGGTAGTCTGCGGCAAGGGGAACAACGGCGGCGACGGGATGGTGATCGCGCGCCACCTCCACAACCGGGGAGTATACGTGGAGGTCTTCCTGCTGGGGGAGACGGAGGAGCTGTCGAAGGACGCCGGAGCGCAGGCCGAGATCCTGAAGCGGATGGATCTGGAGATCCGGGTCATCCGGGACACGGAAGGGGTCGAGGACCTGCGGACCTACCTGGAGGAGGTCCACCTTTGCGTGGACGCCATCTTCGGAACCGGCATCTCGTCCCCGCTGTCCGGGACCGTGCGGGAGGTGGTGGAGGTGATCAACCTGTCGATGGCCACGGTGTTCGCCGTCGACATCCCCAGCGGCATCGACGCCTCCACGGGGCGGATCATGGGCGAGGCCATCCGGGCGGATTACACGGGCACGCTCGGGCTGCTCAAGCTCGGAAACGTGCTCCTTCCGGGCTCCATCCACTGCGGGGAGACCGAGATCTACGACATCGGGATCCCGTCGAGGGCGGTCTTCGAAGCCGAGATCAAGACCGAGACGCTCGAGGAGCAGGTCGTAAAGAGCATGCTTTCCGTTCGCCCCCCCGATTTCCATAAGGGGGACGCGGGCCGGGTCTACATCGTTGGCGGATCCCCCGGGATGACTGGCGCCCCCTGTCTCGCCGGGATGGCCGCGCTCCGGATGGGGGCCGGGCTGATCACGACGGCGGTGCCGGCGTCGCTGCGCCCGATCGTCGAGGCGAAGCAGATGGAAGTTATGTGCGCGGGGGTCCCGGATGGAGGCGGGGGATACTTCACGCCGGAGATGATCCCCGCGCTGCTGGAAACCATCGCGCGGGCCGACTTCGTCGTGATCGGCCCCGGACTCGGCATGACGGAGAGCATGTCTGCGTTCCTCAAGGAACTGCTCCCCCGGATCAAGGCCCCGTTCCTCCTCGACGCGGACGCGTTGAACGCGCTGGCCGGACAGCCGAACCTGCTCCAGAGCGCCGGCGCGCCGTGCATCATCACCCCGCACCCGGGGGAGATGTCGCGGCTGACGCAGGAATCCATCGACGCGATCGAGGCCCACCGGCTCGACTCGGCCCGGCACGTGGCGGAAGAGGAAAGGGTCACGGTGATCCTGAAGGGGGCACGGACGGTCGTGGCGACCCCCAAGGGAGACATCTTCATCAACACGTCCGGGAACCCGTACATGGCGTCGGGCGGCATGGGGGACGCTTTGACCGGCATGGTCGCCGCGCTCGCGTCCCAAGGGCTTTCTCCCACGGACGCGGCCTGCGCGGGAGTATTCCTCCACGGCCTGTCCGCGGACCTGCTGGTCCGGGACCATCCGATGACGCCGGTCACCGCGACCGATGTGATCGGGAACATCAAGGGCGCGCTGCAGCACACGCTCGACGAGGCGCCGCGCGAAGAGTGA
- the tsaE gene encoding tRNA (adenosine(37)-N6)-threonylcarbamoyltransferase complex ATPase subunit type 1 TsaE codes for MIFPLRSGSPEDTFEIARILGEELVPGDVVGLTGDLGAGKTCFCKGIGAALGILPDRVVSPTFTIVTMHEGIPSLVHVDVYRIDSLREAEEIGLDETLSGRGHAVCVVEWAEKISGLLPTDCIRVKLTISGESGREISVAAPDTRGLDRFRSRTKRFQPGG; via the coding sequence GTGATTTTTCCGCTGCGTTCCGGGTCCCCCGAAGACACCTTCGAAATCGCCCGCATCCTGGGGGAGGAGCTCGTCCCCGGGGACGTGGTGGGGCTCACGGGCGACCTGGGCGCGGGAAAAACCTGCTTCTGCAAGGGGATCGGCGCCGCCCTGGGGATCCTTCCCGACAGGGTGGTCAGCCCCACCTTCACGATCGTCACCATGCACGAAGGGATCCCCTCCCTGGTCCACGTGGATGTATACCGGATCGACAGCCTGCGGGAGGCGGAGGAAATCGGACTGGACGAGACGCTGTCCGGCAGGGGGCACGCGGTCTGCGTCGTCGAATGGGCCGAAAAAATCAGCGGATTGTTGCCAACGGACTGCATCCGGGTTAAATTGACGATCTCCGGAGAGAGCGGCCGGGAAATCTCGGTTGCCGCCCCCGACACCCGGGGGCTCGACCGGTTCCGGTCCCGTACCAAACGTTTCCAGCCAGGAGGTTGA